In a single window of the Rhodamnia argentea isolate NSW1041297 chromosome 2, ASM2092103v1, whole genome shotgun sequence genome:
- the LOC115749851 gene encoding TRAF-type zinc finger domain-containing protein 1 isoform X2 codes for MAVVSDDTTRICSHCERSIPSSNIDLHYAHCSRNLEKCKVCGDMVPKRHAEEHFLNTHAPVSCSLCSEMMERDILAVHRGENCPQRIVTCEFCEFPLPAIDLAEHQEVCGSRTELCHLCNRYIRLRERYNHDRRCEGIPDHSAGPSSNVRPPQGERPPQGRPNEFSPRRILFTIAITGIAVLLGSLFFQKKMENNQVH; via the exons ATGGCAGTCGTATCTGATGACACCACCAGAATATGCAGTCACTG CGAAAGATCTATTCCTTCCTCGAACATCGATCTACACTATGCCCATTGCTCTCGGAATCTTGAAAAATGTAAAGTTTGTGGGGACATGGTTCCTAAGAGACATGCTGAGGAACATTTCTTGAACACCCATGCTCCG GTTTCTTGTTCGCTGTGCAGTGAGATGATGGAACGTGATATTTTAGCTGTTCATAGAGGAGAAAACTGCCCTCAAAGGATCGTCACTTGTGAATTCTGCGAGTTCCCGTTGCCTGCAATTGATTTGGCTGAGCATCAG GAGGTTTGCGGAAGTAGGACAGAACTTTGTCATCTTTGCAACAGATACATTAGATTGCGAGAAAGGTATAATCACGACCGTCGCTGTGAGGGTATTCCAGATCATAGTGCAGGACCTTCCAG TAACGTCAGACCACCTCAAGGAGAGCGTCCTCCACAAGGGCGACCCAATGAGTTCTCTCCAAGGCGCATCTTATTCACCATCGCAATCACGGGGATTGCTGTTCTGTTGGGTTCGCTATTCTTCcagaaaaaaatggagaacaATCAGGTGCATTGA
- the LOC115749851 gene encoding TRAF-type zinc finger domain-containing protein 1 isoform X1 — MCRRIGRILSCVAMAVVSDDTTRICSHCERSIPSSNIDLHYAHCSRNLEKCKVCGDMVPKRHAEEHFLNTHAPVSCSLCSEMMERDILAVHRGENCPQRIVTCEFCEFPLPAIDLAEHQEVCGSRTELCHLCNRYIRLRERYNHDRRCEGIPDHSAGPSSNVRPPQGERPPQGRPNEFSPRRILFTIAITGIAVLLGSLFFQKKMENNQVH; from the exons ATGTG CCGGCGAATTGGTCGGATTCTCTCCTGTGTCGCCATGGCAGTCGTATCTGATGACACCACCAGAATATGCAGTCACTG CGAAAGATCTATTCCTTCCTCGAACATCGATCTACACTATGCCCATTGCTCTCGGAATCTTGAAAAATGTAAAGTTTGTGGGGACATGGTTCCTAAGAGACATGCTGAGGAACATTTCTTGAACACCCATGCTCCG GTTTCTTGTTCGCTGTGCAGTGAGATGATGGAACGTGATATTTTAGCTGTTCATAGAGGAGAAAACTGCCCTCAAAGGATCGTCACTTGTGAATTCTGCGAGTTCCCGTTGCCTGCAATTGATTTGGCTGAGCATCAG GAGGTTTGCGGAAGTAGGACAGAACTTTGTCATCTTTGCAACAGATACATTAGATTGCGAGAAAGGTATAATCACGACCGTCGCTGTGAGGGTATTCCAGATCATAGTGCAGGACCTTCCAG TAACGTCAGACCACCTCAAGGAGAGCGTCCTCCACAAGGGCGACCCAATGAGTTCTCTCCAAGGCGCATCTTATTCACCATCGCAATCACGGGGATTGCTGTTCTGTTGGGTTCGCTATTCTTCcagaaaaaaatggagaacaATCAGGTGCATTGA